The genomic DNA AGACAGACCATATATTGTTCATCGCTGCTGGTGCATTTCATGTGGCCAAGCCGAGCGACTTAATCCCCGAGCTTCAAGGGCGCTTCCCAATAAGGGTTGAATTAAACCCACTCACCGAAGAGGACTTCGTGAAAATCCTAACTTTGCCTGAAAACGCCTTGATAAAACAATACAAAGCATTGCTTGAAACCGAAGGAGTTGAAATTGAATTCACCGATGAAGCGATAAGAGAAATAGCGCACTATGCTGCACAGGTAAATGAACAACTTGAAAACATAGGCGCAAGGCGACTTCAAACCGTTATGACAACGCTTCTTGAAGACATACTCTTTGACGCCCCGAAATTGAAAGGTCAAAAAATTTTGATAACAAAGGAATTTGTTCAGGAGAAGCTATCAGCCATCGTCCAAAACAGAGACCTAAGCCGTTACATCTTGTAAAGAGCAAACTTTATATAAAATGGCCTCTTTGCGCATTGAAATTTCCGATAATTTAAATGAGTGGTCAAATTTTATCTTGAGCTCCCCTCAGTCAAATCCTTTCCTTTCAATAAATTGGTTGAAGCCCTACGCTGAAATTTTCAACCTAAATTTTGAAGTCACCTTCGTAAGAAAGGGCTATGAAACCATAGCAGGGATAATTTTACCCGTTAAAAAGAAATTTCTCTTACATGTCTTAACACCTTTGCCGTTCACATACTATAACGGCATAACTTTCAAAAACTTCCAATCCGAGAAAAGACAAAAGGAAATACTTGAAAAAAACGAGTCAATTTTAATGCTTCACAAACACATAATTAAAAAAATTGATTTCTTTGTCTTCAAACTTCACCACACGATTTACGACATAAGGCAATTCAAGTGGCTTGGCTACAAGGTAAAGCCAAGATATACATTCGTGCTGAATCTTAATCCAATTGATCTTGTCTGGGAAAGGATGAGCAACTCTTTGAAAAGAAAAATAAAAGAAGCTCAAGAAGTTGGCTTTAGGGTCTTAAAGTCAAAATCAGCTGATGTGCTTGCCGAACAGCAAATTTTAAGCTATGAGAGGACTGGCGGTAAATTTTTCCTCGGTTTTGACAAATTAAAAAATCTATTGAACGAACTCGTCAATTCAGGCATCCTTGAGGTTTACTATCTCATTGACAGCCGAGGGGAAATACTTGCTTCAAGAGGAATTTCAATCTGGGGGGAAAAGGGATATGACATCGTTGCGGGGATGAGGGAAAGAGAATCGGATGTGGCTTCGCACTTTTTAGTTTGGAAAATACTTGAGGATTTGTCAACAAGAGGAATAACCGAGTTTGACTTCTGTGGGGCAGATATTGAAAAAGTTGCTTTCTTTAAAATGCAATTTGGGGGCGAGTTAAAACTTTCATTTGAAGTGAGTTTTGCAAAAGGAATCTTGAAATTTTTTCAAAGATGAACGTGCTTAATTCAATCGTTAAAAAAGCCAGCTTGATAAGTTTATCAAGAATTCTCAACATTCTCGGATTGCTCGTAGTCACGATCATACTCGCACGGCATTTATCAAAGAGAGAATTCGCACTTTATGATCAAATGTGGCTTATACTTAACACAATAAATCCAATCGTCTCATTCGCATTTTCAAGCGCCGTCTATTTCTTCGGTGTGAAGGAAAAATCAAGCAAATACATTTCAAGCATATTTTCCTTTCTTGCCCTCCTCGGATTCATCGTCACCATACTGTTTTATCTATTAAGGTTTGAAGTGGGGAGAATTTTAAACAATGCTCTTTTCCCAGAAAACTTCCCTTATTTCGCCTTGTTCTTTCTATTTTCAATCCCAACCGCAATCCTTGACTCCCTGTTCATTTTAAGAGGAAACTTTAAAAAACTTTTCATCATAACACTCATCACGGTAGCACTTTACATCATCGCTGTTTTCTCCTCCATTTTCATTAATAAAGGGATCATTTTTATACTCGCAAGTTTATCAGCCATAGCGATCTTAAGATTTATTTATACGCTTAACTTCATCAAGAAAAGTTTTGATCTCACACCAACATTTTCACATCTTAAGGAGATTTTGAAATACACATCCCCTCTTATCTTTGGACACATAAGTGCGATTTTATCAAGACAAATTGATAAGTTCATAGTAGCAAACAGCTTTGCGCCGGAGGTTTATGCCATTTATGGCGTTGGGGCTAAGGAACTTCCGGTAGTCCCGTTGATAACAAGCTCCTTTGCCTCAGTGAGTTTCCCAGAAATAAGCAAGCTATATGACGCTGGTAAAAAAATAGAGGTTGCAAAACTTATAAATGATGTCATAAAATCAACCGCTGTATTTGTCCTGCCCGTTTTTTCATATCTTTTTTTCTTCTCAAATGAATTCATCGTCGTTTTATTCTCCGCAAAATACATTGAAAGCGCTGAGATTTTTAGGGTTTATATATTTTTCCTCCCAGTGAGAATTCTACTTTACAGTCCGATCCTCTCAGCTCTTGGAAGGCAGAAAATTTATATGCTTGTTTCGCTCATTGATCTTGTCTTAAACTTTTCCCTCGGCTTGATATTTTTAAAACTTTTTGGTTTAAAAGGTCCCGCTATAGCCGTTGTGCTTTCAACATACATTGAGACCTCTTTGATGTTGTATTTTATTTTAAGGACACTTGTGGGTATAAGATTGCGGGACATTTTCCCTGCCAGGTTTTTACTTTCGGTTTTAACCATCTCAGTTTTTATTGCGGTATTTTGCTATTTGGTTGGCTCGCTTATCAGCGATGTTAATTTAAGGTTCGTCTTAACCGCTTCGCTTTTTTTATTCATTTATTTTGCGTTCATAAAAGTGAGGTTGATTTCTTTTGGTTGAATTTTTCAGTTTTATTTCCAAAATTTTAAGCGAACGAGCACCAAAACAAATAAAAAGGAGAAAAGCCATGTCCGATTACAGGGTTGAAAAAGACGCACTTGGGGAGGTAAAAGTTCCAACTTGGGCACTTTGGGGAGCACAGACACAAAGGGCGGTTGAAAACTTCCCTATAAGCGGAATAAGATTTCCGCAAACATTTATCAGGGCGATCGGGCTTGTGAAGTATTGTGCAGCAAAAGTTAACAAAGAACTTGGTCTGCTTGACGAGAAAAAAGCTGAGGCAATAATGGAGGCATCAAAGGAAGTCATTGAGGGGAAACTTGACGAACATTTTCCGCTTGATATTTTCCAAACGGGTTCTGGCACATCAACGAATATGAACGCAAATGAAGTCATCGCAAATCGTGCTTGTGAAATTTTAGGAGCTCAAAGAGGCGACAAAACAGTTGTCCATCCGAATGACCATGTAAATCTGGGGCAATCCTCAAATGATGTCATCCCAGCGTGTATTCACATTTCATCAGCGCTTGCTTTGAAGGAGAAACTATTACCAGCCCTTGAAAAACTTCACAAAGCTCTACTTGAAAAGGCAAAAGAATTTGACGACATAGTCAAGACAGGAAGGACCCATCTTATGGACGCTATGCCAGTGCGACTTGGGCAGGAATTTTCAGGGTATGCTTCCCAAATTGAACTTGCAATTGAAAGGATTAATTCCGTTTTGCCGAGGTTATATGAACTCGCATTGGGTGGAACGGCAGTGGGAACTGGGATAAATACACATCCAGAGTTTGGTAAAAGAATCGCCGAGGCGCTTTCTCAAGAAACAGGAATACCTTTCAAGGAAACGAGAAACCATTTTTCAGCTCAGGCAACCATGGACACGGCGGTTGAATTAAGCGGTGCTTTAAAGACACTTGCGGTTGCGCTTTACAAAATCGCAAACGACCTAAGATGGATGAATTCAGGTCCTCAAGCTGGTCTTGCTGAAATTCGCCTTCCCGCACTTCAACCCGGTTCATCAATTATGCCAGGAAAAATAAACCCAGTTATTCCAGAGGCAGTCATAATGGTATCAATGCAAGTTATCGGAAACGACTCGGTTGTAACATTGGCAGGGGCTTCTGGAAACTTTGAACTCAATGTTGCTCTCCCGGTTATCGCAAGAAATTTACTTGAATCAATTATGATACTTGCAAATGCAAGTGAGGTATTAGTTGATAAATGCATCAACGGAATCGTCGCTAACAAGGAACACATGCAACGCCTTGCTGAGCAGAACGCAATACTTGCAACTGCACTCACACCTTATATTGGCTATGATAAAGCAGCTCAAATCGTCAAAAAAGCAATGGCTGAAAATAAGACGATCCGCGAAGTTGTGCTTGAACTCGGCTTGATGAAAGAAGATGAGCTTGACAAAGTCCTTGACATAAGGAAGATGACAGAAGGCGGATTTGTAGCTGGGGTTTCGGGTGGTGGTTGATATATCAAGGGGGCATCACCGCCCCCTTTCTAAATTAAAAACTTATCAAGGGAAAAGATAAACTATGAAGATTGAAAAAATCCAAAGGAAACTCACCGAACTTGGAATTGATGGCTGGCTATTTTATGACTTTCACAACAGGGATAAAATCGGTTTGAAAATCCTCGGTTTGTCAATGCAAGGTCTCGCAACGAGAAGATGGTTTTATTTCATCCCAGCAAACGGCGAACCGATAAAACTTGTTCATAGAGTTGAACCCGATAAACTTGATTCCCTACCCGGGAAAAAATTTTTCTACTCGGGATGGCGCGAACTTCACGATCGTCTTAAAGAAATCCTCGGTTCGCCCAAGAAAATCGCTATGCAATACTCACCGATGAACGCAATCCCCTATATATCAATCGTTGATGCCGGGACAATTGAACTATTGCGAGATTTGGGACACGAGATTATATCATCGGCTGATTTAGTTCAAATTTTTGAGGCGCTAATTGATGAAAATTTAATCAAAACACATTTTGAAGCTGGAAAACTTGTTGATGAGACGCTTGATGAGGCATTTGAAGAAATAAGGAAAGGAGTGAGAAGCGGGAAGTACAAGACAGAATACGAAATTCAGCAATTCATTTTGAAAAGATTTTATGACAAGGGCTTAACATCTGATGAAGACCCACCAATAGTTGGGGTTAACGACCATCCAGCTAATCCTCATTTTTATCCGACGCCTGAAAATTCAAGGGAGATAAAGCCAGGAGATAAACTTTTAATTGACCTTTGGGCGAAGAAAAACGAGCCGGGGGCAATTTTTTATGATATAACTTGGTGTGCCTTCATAGGCGATGAGCCACCCGAGGAGTATGTCAATCTTTTTCACATCGTAAGGGATGCAAGAAGAGAAGCCTTGGCATTCCTGCAAAACCGCCTCAATCAAAATCTTGAAGTCGCCGGATGGGAGGTAGACGAAGTCGCAAGAAGATATATTCAAGAGAAAGGTTACGGGGATTATTTTACACATAGAACTGGTCATTCAATTGGGGAAAATGTCCACGGGAACGGTGCAAACATTGATAACTTTGAAACCCAAGATATAAGAAAGCTTCTCCCGGGCTCCCTTTTTTCGCTTGAACCCGGAATTTACATCCCAGGTAAGCTTGGGGTCAGATCCGAGGT from Candidatus Thermokryptus mobilis includes the following:
- a CDS encoding GNAT family N-acetyltransferase; translation: MRIEISDNLNEWSNFILSSPQSNPFLSINWLKPYAEIFNLNFEVTFVRKGYETIAGIILPVKKKFLLHVLTPLPFTYYNGITFKNFQSEKRQKEILEKNESILMLHKHIIKKIDFFVFKLHHTIYDIRQFKWLGYKVKPRYTFVLNLNPIDLVWERMSNSLKRKIKEAQEVGFRVLKSKSADVLAEQQILSYERTGGKFFLGFDKLKNLLNELVNSGILEVYYLIDSRGEILASRGISIWGEKGYDIVAGMRERESDVASHFLVWKILEDLSTRGITEFDFCGADIEKVAFFKMQFGGELKLSFEVSFAKGILKFFQR
- a CDS encoding oligosaccharide flippase family protein is translated as MNVLNSIVKKASLISLSRILNILGLLVVTIILARHLSKREFALYDQMWLILNTINPIVSFAFSSAVYFFGVKEKSSKYISSIFSFLALLGFIVTILFYLLRFEVGRILNNALFPENFPYFALFFLFSIPTAILDSLFILRGNFKKLFIITLITVALYIIAVFSSIFINKGIIFILASLSAIAILRFIYTLNFIKKSFDLTPTFSHLKEILKYTSPLIFGHISAILSRQIDKFIVANSFAPEVYAIYGVGAKELPVVPLITSSFASVSFPEISKLYDAGKKIEVAKLINDVIKSTAVFVLPVFSYLFFFSNEFIVVLFSAKYIESAEIFRVYIFFLPVRILLYSPILSALGRQKIYMLVSLIDLVLNFSLGLIFLKLFGLKGPAIAVVLSTYIETSLMLYFILRTLVGIRLRDIFPARFLLSVLTISVFIAVFCYLVGSLISDVNLRFVLTASLFLFIYFAFIKVRLISFG
- a CDS encoding class II fumarate hydratase, giving the protein MSDYRVEKDALGEVKVPTWALWGAQTQRAVENFPISGIRFPQTFIRAIGLVKYCAAKVNKELGLLDEKKAEAIMEASKEVIEGKLDEHFPLDIFQTGSGTSTNMNANEVIANRACEILGAQRGDKTVVHPNDHVNLGQSSNDVIPACIHISSALALKEKLLPALEKLHKALLEKAKEFDDIVKTGRTHLMDAMPVRLGQEFSGYASQIELAIERINSVLPRLYELALGGTAVGTGINTHPEFGKRIAEALSQETGIPFKETRNHFSAQATMDTAVELSGALKTLAVALYKIANDLRWMNSGPQAGLAEIRLPALQPGSSIMPGKINPVIPEAVIMVSMQVIGNDSVVTLAGASGNFELNVALPVIARNLLESIMILANASEVLVDKCINGIVANKEHMQRLAEQNAILATALTPYIGYDKAAQIVKKAMAENKTIREVVLELGLMKEDELDKVLDIRKMTEGGFVAGVSGGG
- a CDS encoding M24 family metallopeptidase, encoding MKIEKIQRKLTELGIDGWLFYDFHNRDKIGLKILGLSMQGLATRRWFYFIPANGEPIKLVHRVEPDKLDSLPGKKFFYSGWRELHDRLKEILGSPKKIAMQYSPMNAIPYISIVDAGTIELLRDLGHEIISSADLVQIFEALIDENLIKTHFEAGKLVDETLDEAFEEIRKGVRSGKYKTEYEIQQFILKRFYDKGLTSDEDPPIVGVNDHPANPHFYPTPENSREIKPGDKLLIDLWAKKNEPGAIFYDITWCAFIGDEPPEEYVNLFHIVRDARREALAFLQNRLNQNLEVAGWEVDEVARRYIQEKGYGDYFTHRTGHSIGENVHGNGANIDNFETQDIRKLLPGSLFSLEPGIYIPGKLGVRSEVNVYINSEKKAIITGREQEELVLIY